A window of Helicobacter pylori genomic DNA:
GTGGTGAAAGCACGCTTGGTTGGGGTTTTGAACATGGAAGATGAAAGCGGGATGGATGAAAAACTAATCGCTCTGCCGGTAGATAAGGTCGATCCCACGCATTCCTATGTCAAAGATATTAATGATTTATCCAAACACACTTTAGATAAAATCAAACATTTTTTTGAAACTTACAAGGATTTAGAGCCTAATAAATGGGTGAAAGTCAAGGGGTTTGAAAACAAAGAGAGCGCGATTAAAGTTTTAGAAAAAGCCATAAAAGCCTATCAAGGCTAAAGATCTTAAAGGTTTTGGCTTAAAGCCATAAAGCCCTTTTGATTCTCTTTTAAAAGGCTTTGTTCTCATTGAGCGTTGGTATATAAAATTGCTTTAGGATAACTTAAAGTGGGTTTTTGCATCAATTCCAATCAAATAAGCTCTAAAAACTACAATTTAACGATCTTAACCCCACTACCGCCTAAATTAATGGGGGCGTCGCTAAAGCTTGCCACTTTAGGGTGGTTTTTTAAAAATTCTTTCACAAATTTTTCCAAAATCCCACTCCCTTTGCCATGACAAATCAACACTTCTTCAAAGCCTCCTAAAAGCGCGTTGTTTAAAAAAGCGTCCAGTAAATCCAAAGCTTCTTCGCTGCGTTGCCCTCTCAAATCAAGGTGCAAGCTCGCTTCCTTAGGCTTAGGAATGATGGTTTTAGGGGGTTTGAATTTGTTTTTAGGGGGTTTTTGGATTTTTTTCAACAAACTCCCATGCACTTTCAAACGCATGCCAAGCTCGGTTTCTATCAAATAATAGCCCTTATCCAAAATCTGAGCGATCAGCACGCTTTCATTTTTATAACGCGCTTTTTCGTTAGCCTGAAAGCTTGTTGTAATTTGTGGGGTTTCATGGCTATTTTTATGTTTGTTTAAAATCTCGCTCGCTTTATGGATTTCTTTATGCATAGAGCTGGTGTCTTTTGAAGCGACTTCGCTTTTTAGCACATTCAAGGCTTGTTGGTAGGATTTTTCCAATTCCAATTTTTTATTGTGAAAGATTTCTTTTTGTTTTTCTATTTCTAAAAGCCAAGCGTTTTTTAACTCTTCTTGCTCTTTTAAAGCGTTCTCTAAACGCTCATTTTTTTGCTTCAATTCCCTTTCTAGCGCGCTGGAATTTTCAATCAAAATGTTCAATTTTTCCTTATCTTCGCCATAAAACGCCTTCGCTTTTTCAATCAAAAACCGTGGCACGCCATAACGCAGAGCAGTTTCAAACGCATAACTTTTGCCAACAACCCCTTTTAAAAAAGTGTAAGTGGGCCGTTCTTTTTCTTCATCATAAAGAGCGGCTAGTAATTCCACTTCTTGGTTTTCTGCCATTAACACGCTTAAGCGTTTGTGGTGCGTGGTGATAATGATTTGATTGTTTTGTTTGAGCAATTTCTCTAACAGGGTTTTATACAGACTGCTCGCTTCATCAGCGTCAGTCCCTAACTCAATTTCATCAACGCCTAAAAGCATGTTTTCTTTGGATAAAAGAGCGCTAAATTGCTTCATTCTGCCTGCAAAAGTAGAGATATTGTTCGCGCTATTTTGGGGGTCATTGATAATGGCGTGGATTTCTTTGAAATAAGGGATAATGGAATGATGGGCGTTGATTTTCATAGGAATGAGATGCTTGCTTAAAAACGCCGCACTTAAAAGCGATTTTAAGAGCATGGTTTTCCCGCCCGCATTCACGCCAGTAACAGCGAGCATGGATTTTTCAAACTTCAAATTTAAGGGCTTTGGATCTTTTAAAATGGGGTGCGAAAAGTTTTCTAAAACCATTTTTTTTTGCGTAAAACTTGGCATGACAAATTCTAAATTGTAGGCTTTAGCAAAATTGAGCCGTGCTTGCAAGCTGTCTAAAAAATCAAATTCTTTGAAAAGGAATTTTAAAAATAAAAGGTGTTTTTGCAAGCTATGGCTTAAAGTTTGACACATTTCACTAATACAACAATCTATTTCATTGTCAATTTGCGCGATTTTTTGTGCGATTTTTTGTGCGCTTTCTGGCAAAAGATAAAAATAACCATTAGCGCTCCTTTCTAGCACAACGCCCTTAATCGCGCTAGAAAACCCGCTTTTTAACAAAAGGCATTCATGACCATGCTTAAAATGGCTTTGGGTATCCACTAAATAAGGGGCAAGCTCTTTAGAATGCGCGTAATTACGAATGATTTTAGCGCTCTCTTTTTTAAGGCGACTCAAACTCTCGTTTAAAGCGTCTAGGGTAGCGTTAGCCCCTTGTTTGATTTTCCCATCATCATCCAATAAAGCGATCAAATCATTAAAAAAAGGGGGTAAAATAATAGCGTTAAGGCGTTCGTAAAATTTTAAATGCGTGAAATTTTTAAAAGCGTTTTGTAAAACGACAATGTAGCGCAATCGTTTGACAATCTCATCAATTTCATCTAAATGGAGCGTTCCTAATTTGGTGAGCTTGATAAGAATAAGATCGCTTTCTTTCACGCTTTTAGGGGCGATCAAGCCGATCGCATCCACTTCATTCAAGTAAGTGAAAGCCTGTTTGAGATCGTTTTCTAAAGCAATAGTACCTCTTTCTTTTGCAAAAAAGGTTTTAAAAAGAGCGATAAACTCTTTTAAATCCAGGCTTTCTTCTAGGGGTTTTGACGGAGTATTATTCATTGTTATTATTCATCATTAGGGTTGGATTAAGGGATCTTTTTGAAGCGTTTGACAAGAGTCTAAATCCACGAGAACGTCTTTCATGGGGGTTTGTTTTTTACCCAAAAAACTCAAAGTCCCGCTCACTAAATTAAAGGTTTTATTATCCACTTTAATGCCCTTACACAACAAGGTTTCCCCCCTTAAAAACGCTCTTTGCAAAGCGATTTCTTTTTGATTTTGTTGGTTTTGCTTGTAAGTATAAACGCTGATGCTTGCCCCTATAATCCCTACCATTAAAAAGGCTAATATTTTTTGTTTAAGGCTCATTAAACCAAAATCCCTTAAAACTAAAAACAATAAAACCAGCGTTAAAAATAAAACAACCGCTACGCCCATTACATTTCGCCCCTTAATTGGTAGGTAATATCCCCCGCTCCAAAGCCTATCACAAACCCCTTTTCAATCGTTTCTGCTACCTCATCATTGACTAACAGCTCTAAAAAATCCCCCTTTTTACGCACTCTGTCTATAAAGGTGGGGTTATAATGTTTAAAATGGGCTTTCAAATCAATGTCTCTTTTAACTTCACACGCGCTATAAACGGGTAAAATGATCAATCGGTCGCAATGCTCTAAAAAACATTTTTTAAACTCTTCTAAATTATCCATTAAGCGCGAATACTTGTGTGCTTGCCAAATGACAATAATTTTTTCTTGCGTGTTTAACAAATCAGCATAAATCCTAGCGCTCTTTAAAGTGGCACTAATTTCGGTGGGGTGGTGGGCGTAATCATCAATGAGGATGAGCGCGTTTTTTTGCAAAATATCAAAGCGTTTTTTAATGCCTTTGAAATTCAATAAATTATTTCTAATTTCTTCTAAATGCAATTCATCTAAAGCGCTCAAAATCGCCAAACTCGCATTCGTGGCGTTATGTTCGCCTAACCCCCACACTAAAAAAGTCCCTAAATCTTTCAATTCAAATGAAGTGTAAGGCTCGCCCTCTTTTAAAATGTATTGAATATTGCGAATGTCTTTTTTTTCTAAAACAATAGCATCTTTAGAATAGTTTTTTAAAAAAGGATCTTCTTTATAAATCACTCTTTTTTGCGCATGGTCTAAAAAATATTCATAAGCGAAGAAAAATCGCTCTAAATCGTGATCATAATGCTCCAAATGTTCCGGCTCGGTGTTAGGCACAATCGCGCAATAAGGGTTAGAAAATAAAAAACTTGAATCGCTTTCATCCGCTTCAAAAACCAAGCTAACATTCGCACTCTCTCGCACATTGGAATCAAACTCTTTAGAATGTGCCCCAATAATCGCCCCAAAAGTGGGGCAAATCGCGCTCAACATCGCGCTGATACTGCTCTTTCCATGGGCCCCACACACGCTAAAAACCCGCTTGTCTTTAAGGATAGAATACAAAGCGTCTTTACGGGATAAAATAGGGATTTCTAATTCTTTAGCCCTTTGTATTTCGGTATTGTCTTCTTTGATAATGGCTGAATGGATGATCACATCTTGATTTTTAATCGCCTTTGGATCATGCGGGATATTAATTTCTACGCCTAAAGCTTTCAAATACTTAACGCTAGGGCTTATGGCAATATCAGATCCGCTGATCTTAGCCCCTTGCGCTTTAAGGTATTTGGCTAAACCTGAAATGCCAATCCCCCCTATGCCAATGAAATGGATCTTGCAATCTTGCAAATTTTTGAGTAAAACTTTTGGGGTTTCAAGCATGCTTTTCTCGGTAAGTTTCTATGATTTCTAAAGGCTTTTCTAAAAGGGGGGTGTCATAAACAAGGGCTAAACGCACGTAGTCAGCACCGATATGATTACGCCCTAAATATAAAGCCGGTAAAGTAATAATGCCTTCGTTTTCAAAAAGTCTTTTAGCAAAATTTTCGCCGTTTTTAACGGGCAAATACACATAAAAACTATAAGGATAAATGAGCGTGTCTTTAAAGATTTTTCGCGCTAGTTTCAAGTTATTCGCATAAACATTACGGAAAAATTTTGCATGCTCTTCATCTAGCCAAGCTGCTTCACTCGCCTTTTGGATCGCATTAGCGCTCGTATAGCCTAAATAAGCGCGAAAGGCTTTGTATTTTTCTAAAATGCGGCTATCCCCAGCGATAAAACCACTCCTAAGCCCTGGAGCGCTAGAGCGTTTGGAGAGCGAATGGATCACCAAAACATTTTTAAAATCTTTATTATCAGCGAGCATGCAAGCTTCTAAAAGCGAAGGGGCGGGCGCGTTTTCATAAATTTCACTATAACATTCATCGTTAATTAAAATAAAATCATATTCTAAAGCGAGTTTGACCCAAGCGTGCAATTCTTCTAAAGAAAGGGTTCTTCCTGTGGGGTTGTTAGGGGAATTTAAGATCACTAAATCCACTTCTTGCAACTCTTTTTCATTCAGGCTTGGAGTGAAATCATTTTCTTTTACTAAAGGCATTAAAAGGCTTTTGGCCCTAGCGAATTGAGCCGCCCCTTCATAGATTTGATAAAAGGGGTTAGGGTAGGCGATAGTGGGGTTTTGGTGATCAAATAAAACAAAACTAGGGAAATTAAACAACACTTCTCTAGAGCCTAGCGTAGAGATTAATTCGTTTTCTTTGAGTTCTATTTTAAAACGGCGTTTAAAAAAATCCCTTTGAGCCGCTCTCAAGCTTTCTTCAAACGCGCTTTTAGGGTAGATATTGAGCGAATGGGTGTGCTGTTTAAGGGTGTCTTGAATGAATTTAGGCGTTTCAAATCGTGGCTCACCGATGCCTAAATCTAAACCCCTTTTTTTAGGGGTAATTTCTTTAAACAAGGCTCTTAATCGTTCAAAAGGGTAAGGCTCAAAGGTCATAGGGCTACTTTAATCTTAAAATGGAATAGTTAATCTTACCTAAAATTTAAGCGTTTATTATTGAAAGAACTAAAAAAGAGTATAAGAGAATATAAAAGAGTATAATAGCGAAAGAATTTAACTTATAAAGAGGTTTGATGCTAGAAAATAGGGTTAAGACCAAGCAAATTTTTATCGGTGGCGTAGCCATAGGGGGTGATGCCCCCATAAGCACGCAAAGCATGACCTTTAGTAAAACCGCTGATATTCAAAGCACTAAAAATCAAATTGACCGATTGAAACTCGCCGGGGCTGATTTGGTTAGGGTGGCAGTGAGCAATGAAAAGGACGCTTTGGCCTTAAAAGAATTGAAAAAAGTCTCTCCGTTGCCTTTAATCGCTGATATTCATTTCCATTATAAATTCGCTCTCATCGCCGCTCAAAGCGTGGATGCAATCAGAATCAATCCCGGAAACATCGGCTCTAAAGACAAAATTAAAGCGGTGGTTGATGCTTGTAGAGAAAAAAACATTCCTATAAGAATTGGCGTGAACGCCGGGAGTTTAGAAAAACAATTTGATCAAAAATACGGGCCAACCCCAAAAGGCATGGTAGAAAGCGCTTTGTATAACGCTAAACTTTTAGAAGATTTGGATTTTACCAATTTTAAGATTTCTCTAAAAGCGAGCGATGTGATGCGCACCATAGAGGCGTATAGAATGTTGCGCCCGCTTGTGATCTATCCTTTCCATTTGGGGGTTACTGAAGCGGGTAATCTTTTTAGCTCCAGCATCAAATCCGCCATGGCTTTAGGGGGGCTTTTGATGGAGGGTATTGGAGATACAATGCGCGTGTCTATCACAGGGGAATTAGAGAATGAAATCAAAGTGGCTAGAGCAATTTTACGCCATAGCGGGCGTTTGAAAGAGGGGATCAATTGGATTTCTTGCCCCACTTGTGGGCGCATTGAAGCCAATTTAGTGGATATGGCAAGCAAGGTAGAAAAACGCCTAAGCCACATTAAAACCCCTTTAGACATTAGCGTGATGGGCTGCGTGGTGAATGCATTAGGTGAAGCCAAACATGCAGACATGGCGATCGCTTTTGGGAATCGCAGCGGTTTGATTATCAAAGAAGGTAAAGTCATTCACAAGCTGGCTGAAAAGGATTTGTTTGAAACTTTTGTAACAGAAGTGGAAAATTTAGCTAAAGAAAGAGAAAAAAATTTAAATTAAAGGCATGGAAAAGATGAATAAGTTTAAAAATTTTGTGAGCAATTACCAGCAATCTGATCATTATAAAGAGCCTTTAGGTTTTGGTATTGCCAGAGTGGATATTGCCCCTATTTCCAAAAAGATTTTATGCGCCACTTACCCCATTTTGAACTGGAAAGATGAAAATCTAGGCTCTTATGTAGTGTTTTGCAATGCATTTTCTAAAGAAAAAATCCTAAAAGAGAGCGCTAGCGAATGCATCGTTGAGATTGATGAAAGTTTTGTGTTAAAAGCGCTAGATTTTTATACGCCCTTTTTGAATGAAGCCTACTCTAATAAAATGGTCCATAAAAATATCCAGGTGGTTTTAGAGCTTTTAAAAGCACTAGAAGAAAACCGCTTGAAAAATAGTAGTGGGGAGTCTCTCTATCGCTTGGTGATCTTGTTTGAAGACAAGCCTTGCGAGAGCGTGGAGAGCGCGTATATGAAACTTCTAGCGCTCTCTTTAGGTAAAGCCCCTTTGAGGAGTTTGAATTTAGAGGGCATTTTTAACCAGCTTTCTAATGTGGCTTGGAGTGGGAATCAACCTTATGAATTAGAATGGCTCAGAACGAACGAAGTGGCTTTAAAAATGCGAGGCAATTTCCCTAGTATTGATTTTATAGACAAATTCCCGCGCTATTTGATGCAATTAATCCCTGAATTTGATAATATCCGCTTATTAGATAGCTCAAAAACGCGCTTTGGGGCGTATTTAGGGACCGGAGGTTATACCCAAATGCCCGGGGCTAGTTATGTGAATTTTAATGCAGGGGCGATGGGCGTGTGCATGAATGAGGGGCGCATCTCTTCATCAGTCGTGGTTGGAGCAGGCACTGATATTGGTGGAGGAGCGAGTATTTTAGGCGTTTTAAGCGGAGGGAATAACAACCCTATTAGCATCGGCAAAAATTGTTTGCTAGGGGCTAATAGCGTTACCGGTATCAGTCTAGGCGATGGCTGTATTGTGGATGCAGGCGTTGCGATACTAGCCGGGAGCGTGATAGAAGTTGAAGAAAATGAGTTTAAAAAGCTTTTAGAAGTGAATAACAATTTAGAAAAACATGCCAACAATCTTTATAAGGGCAAAGAGCTTTCCGGGAAAAATGGCGTGCATTTTCGTTTAAATAGCCAAAATGGTAAGTTGATTGCTTTTAGGAGCGTGAAAAAAATTGAGTTGAATCAAAACCTGCATTAAGGATTAAAAGAATGCTCAAAAAAAGTTTGTTTTTACTTGTTTTTTTAGTCTTACAGATTGGCAACGCTGAAGAAAACAATCAAGCCCCAAAAAACACGCCCCCTGAACTCAACCCCGCTAACGCTAAGGGCGTGCCAAACCCTAACACCCAAATCAACCCTAAAGAAAACAATTCTAATTTATTGGACAAACTAGGTTCTCCTGAAAACGCTCAAACCGAGCTTTCTGCCGGTATTGATCTGGCTAAAAAAGGCGATTATCAAGGGGCTTTTAAGCTCTTTTCTCAATCATGCGATAACGGCAATGCGGCCGGGTGTTTTGCAGTGGGGGCGATGTATGCTAATGGGGTGGGCATTCAAACCAACCGATTGAAAGCCGCTCGCTACTATGAAATGGGTTGCAGTGGGGGCGATGCGACCGCTTGCGCGAATCTGGCTCAAATGTATGAAAACAAGAAAAACGCTGATGCAAACGATAAAGAAAACGCTTTGCAATTGTATGCGGTGGCTTGTCAAGGGGGGGATATGATTGCATGCAATAATTTGGGGTGGATGTTTGCAAACGGGAGTGGGGCCCCAAAAGATTATTACAAAGCGATAAGTTATTATAAATTTTCATGCGAAAATGGGAATGACATGGGGTGCTATAATCTCGGCTTGATGTCTAATGTGAATAATATTTATGGCATTGATAAGGCGCAACTCAGTCAAGTGGATTTGAATTATTTGGCTTGTAATGCAGGGGATATGATGGGGTGCGCGAATTTAGGCTGGATTTATGCGAATGGGGATTTGGGGGCTCCGTTGAATAACCACTACGCGGCGAAATATTTCCAAATGGCATGCGATGGGGGGATTTTGGGGAGTTGTAACAATTTAGGCGTGTTGTATCAAAAGGGTTTAGGCGTGCCTCAAGATGACCAAAGAGCGTTAGACTTGTTCTCGTATGCGTGCGATAATGGTTTTGAATCAAGCTGTCGTAATTATGGGAATTTTAAAGAACATTTATTGCGCATGAACCCTAATTATGGGCGCTTGTTCATGCCGTATAACTCTTATGATGCTCCATAAAGACCAAAAAGACTAAAAAGCATTTTTTACAATCAAAATAAATAGCTTGATTTCAATCAAGCGATAACATCTTTAAAAAGCGGTATTCTTGGGTTATGGGGGTTTAATTGGGGGTTGTAGGGGGAATTATTTCAAAATACCCCTATCCCCTTAAGAGAATGGATTTTATTTAAAAAATAATTTTTACAATAAAATATAAAATGATAAAAAAGTAATCAAAATCCTTTTTTTAAAAAAAGCAAATTCCTTCAATTCCAACAAATTTTTTCCCATAAATTGCGGTTTTTTCAAAATTTAAGCTTTCTTTTTTTTTTTGATTTAATACTCAATGCAATTTTAATTTCATTCAAAAGGAAAAGCTATGACAGCAACGCAAAGCACCATTAACGACTTTTTTGCCTTAACAGGCACGATCTTTTCTATCCCTGTATACCAGAGGAACTACACTTGGGAGGAAGAAAATTGTGAAAAGTTACTGCAAGATATTATCAATATCTCTCAAAATAAAAAAACGCATTTCATGGGTTCTATCACTTGTATCTTGCATTTGATTGATGATGAAAAAAGTTTGAGGCAGTTGCAAGAATTTGTCATTATTGACGGGCAGCAAAGGATTACTACCATCATGCTTTTGCTTAAAGCCATAGAGACAAAGATACAAAATGAAGGGATAAAAAAAGAGATTGGTAATCTACTCAATCTTTCGGGACAAAGGTTGCGCTTAAAACCCATTAAAAGCGACAGAGAAGCCTTTGATCTGGTCATGCAAAATCGATCGCATGAAATACAAGGCGTATCACACATTAAAAATAACTATAAATTTTTCACCAAAGAGCTTGACAAGTGTCTAGACAAAGGGTATCGCATAGAAGAGATTTATGGCGCGTTTTTGCGGCTTAACATCGTAGCCATAAGATTAAAGATAGGCGAAGACGATCCGCAAGTGGTGTTTGAAAGCATTAACGCTACCGGCGTGCAATTAAAAGGGCTGGATCTCATCCGCAACTACCTGATGATGGGAGAAAATTCTGACAGACAGAAACATCTTTATGAGACTTATTGGGTGCCTTTAGAAAATTGGCTTGGCGAAAAGGATTTGAATGAATTTATTACAACTTATTTAAGAATCTATTTTGAAGATAAATTAAAAAAAGAAGAGCGAGAAGTGTATTACGTGCTAAAAGCCCACCACAGAGACAATTTCCCTAATGACATACAAGCCCTTATGAGCGATATGCGTGAATACGGCAGAATCTATCAAATCTTTTTAGACAGAGATCATCATTTTTTAGAGCGTGGGGACTCGCAGCAGTTGGCGAAATTACGCTTGTGTATTAAAGATCTTGTGAAAATCAAATTTGGCGTGGCAAAGCCCTTTATCTTGCGTTGCACCAGAGACTTTGAGGAAGGCAAATTGGATTATGAAAATTTCCATGAAATTTTGCAAATCCTTATCAGCTACTATGTGCGCCGGAGCGTGTGCGGAGATCCTACCGCTGCGCTTAACAAAGTTCTTTATTCTTTATACAGACAGCTAGAAGAAAATGTTTCAGCCGATGCATTGAAGCGGTATTTGGGCAAGAGCGTTGGTCAAGCGGCGTTCCCCAATGACGATCGCCTTAAAGCGGCGTTTCTTGCGCATAATGCATCGGCAGTTCAAGTGTGCAAATTCATCCTGCTTGAGATAGAAAAATTAAGTAACGCCGAACCGCCAAGAGAAGAAAATCTAGAAGTGGAACATTTCTACCCCAAAACCCCCACTCAAGAATGGCGCGATAAGGTGGGAGACTATTTCACTTTTGAACAAAATTACCTCAATAATTTTGGGAATCTAACCTTAACCGGGCAAAATTCAAGGCTTGGCAACAAATCTTACGAGGCAAAAATAGAGCTTATGGAACAACACAGCTCCTTGCATTTAAACGACTATTTCATCAATAACACAGACTCTTGGGGGATAGAGGAAGTGAAGGCTAGGAGCGAGTATCTGGCAAATCAATTTTGTCAAGTGGCGTTGTTTAAGGATTTGCCTAAAGAATACCGCGCAAGAGAGCTTAACAAAACCCTTGATGATGACTTAACCCACCAAAAACTTTCAAGCGTCAAGCTCCCCAATGGCCAAAGGCGAACAGCAACAAAAGCTAAGGAATTGGCTAGCGTTGTCATAAATTATTTACTGGAAAATGCTAGAGAAGCCTTTGAATATTACACAGACGATGAATCTCAAAAATACATCTGTTGGAATAAAGCAAAAGCTGAAATAAGGGATAGAGATGGCACTTTGGTCGTGCCTTTTGAAAAATACGGATTCTACTTTGTAAGCAATGCGAGTTTCAAAACTGTGGGCAGTAACCTTAGGGATCTTATCGTAGGTTGCGAGCTGGATCCTAGAGAATTTATTGTGGAGTAGGTAGCGCCTCATTTTGGCACTATGGCTAATGCTATGGTTTAAGCCAAAAACACAAAGCATGGGGCTTTGAATACCGCACCAAGCCAACCGCCCCCCTTAAAGGAATGGGGGTTTAAAAATCCTTATTTTAGACTATTTACCAAAAACTTGATGCAAATGCGTAGTGAGGGAGTTAAGGTATTGCTCCACTTGGGGG
This region includes:
- the ppa gene encoding inorganic diphosphatase; translation: MNLDKLKTSHDANALCVVIEISKHSNIKYELDKESGALMVDRVLYGAQNYPANYGFVPNTLGADGDPVDALVLSDVAFQAGSVVKARLVGVLNMEDESGMDEKLIALPVDKVDPTHSYVKDINDLSKHTLDKIKHFFETYKDLEPNKWVKVKGFENKESAIKVLEKAIKAYQG
- a CDS encoding endonuclease MutS2, whose protein sequence is MNNTPSKPLEESLDLKEFIALFKTFFAKERGTIALENDLKQAFTYLNEVDAIGLIAPKSVKESDLILIKLTKLGTLHLDEIDEIVKRLRYIVVLQNAFKNFTHLKFYERLNAIILPPFFNDLIALLDDDGKIKQGANATLDALNESLSRLKKESAKIIRNYAHSKELAPYLVDTQSHFKHGHECLLLKSGFSSAIKGVVLERSANGYFYLLPESAQKIAQKIAQIDNEIDCCISEMCQTLSHSLQKHLLFLKFLFKEFDFLDSLQARLNFAKAYNLEFVMPSFTQKKMVLENFSHPILKDPKPLNLKFEKSMLAVTGVNAGGKTMLLKSLLSAAFLSKHLIPMKINAHHSIIPYFKEIHAIINDPQNSANNISTFAGRMKQFSALLSKENMLLGVDEIELGTDADEASSLYKTLLEKLLKQNNQIIITTHHKRLSVLMAENQEVELLAALYDEEKERPTYTFLKGVVGKSYAFETALRYGVPRFLIEKAKAFYGEDKEKLNILIENSSALERELKQKNERLENALKEQEELKNAWLLEIEKQKEIFHNKKLELEKSYQQALNVLKSEVASKDTSSMHKEIHKASEILNKHKNSHETPQITTSFQANEKARYKNESVLIAQILDKGYYLIETELGMRLKVHGSLLKKIQKPPKNKFKPPKTIIPKPKEASLHLDLRGQRSEEALDLLDAFLNNALLGGFEEVLICHGKGSGILEKFVKEFLKNHPKVASFSDAPINLGGSGVKIVKL
- the murC gene encoding UDP-N-acetylmuramate--L-alanine ligase, with translation MLETPKVLLKNLQDCKIHFIGIGGIGISGLAKYLKAQGAKISGSDIAISPSVKYLKALGVEINIPHDPKAIKNQDVIIHSAIIKEDNTEIQRAKELEIPILSRKDALYSILKDKRVFSVCGAHGKSSISAMLSAICPTFGAIIGAHSKEFDSNVRESANVSLVFEADESDSSFLFSNPYCAIVPNTEPEHLEHYDHDLERFFFAYEYFLDHAQKRVIYKEDPFLKNYSKDAIVLEKKDIRNIQYILKEGEPYTSFELKDLGTFLVWGLGEHNATNASLAILSALDELHLEEIRNNLLNFKGIKKRFDILQKNALILIDDYAHHPTEISATLKSARIYADLLNTQEKIIVIWQAHKYSRLMDNLEEFKKCFLEHCDRLIILPVYSACEVKRDIDLKAHFKHYNPTFIDRVRKKGDFLELLVNDEVAETIEKGFVIGFGAGDITYQLRGEM
- a CDS encoding succinyldiaminopimelate transaminase; protein product: MTFEPYPFERLRALFKEITPKKRGLDLGIGEPRFETPKFIQDTLKQHTHSLNIYPKSAFEESLRAAQRDFFKRRFKIELKENELISTLGSREVLFNFPSFVLFDHQNPTIAYPNPFYQIYEGAAQFARAKSLLMPLVKENDFTPSLNEKELQEVDLVILNSPNNPTGRTLSLEELHAWVKLALEYDFILINDECYSEIYENAPAPSLLEACMLADNKDFKNVLVIHSLSKRSSAPGLRSGFIAGDSRILEKYKAFRAYLGYTSANAIQKASEAAWLDEEHAKFFRNVYANNLKLARKIFKDTLIYPYSFYVYLPVKNGENFAKRLFENEGIITLPALYLGRNHIGADYVRLALVYDTPLLEKPLEIIETYREKHA
- the ispG gene encoding flavodoxin-dependent (E)-4-hydroxy-3-methylbut-2-enyl-diphosphate synthase; translated protein: MLENRVKTKQIFIGGVAIGGDAPISTQSMTFSKTADIQSTKNQIDRLKLAGADLVRVAVSNEKDALALKELKKVSPLPLIADIHFHYKFALIAAQSVDAIRINPGNIGSKDKIKAVVDACREKNIPIRIGVNAGSLEKQFDQKYGPTPKGMVESALYNAKLLEDLDFTNFKISLKASDVMRTIEAYRMLRPLVIYPFHLGVTEAGNLFSSSIKSAMALGGLLMEGIGDTMRVSITGELENEIKVARAILRHSGRLKEGINWISCPTCGRIEANLVDMASKVEKRLSHIKTPLDISVMGCVVNALGEAKHADMAIAFGNRSGLIIKEGKVIHKLAEKDLFETFVTEVENLAKEREKNLN
- a CDS encoding 2,3,4,5-tetrahydropyridine-2,6-carboxylate N-succinyltransferase, with product MNKFKNFVSNYQQSDHYKEPLGFGIARVDIAPISKKILCATYPILNWKDENLGSYVVFCNAFSKEKILKESASECIVEIDESFVLKALDFYTPFLNEAYSNKMVHKNIQVVLELLKALEENRLKNSSGESLYRLVILFEDKPCESVESAYMKLLALSLGKAPLRSLNLEGIFNQLSNVAWSGNQPYELEWLRTNEVALKMRGNFPSIDFIDKFPRYLMQLIPEFDNIRLLDSSKTRFGAYLGTGGYTQMPGASYVNFNAGAMGVCMNEGRISSSVVVGAGTDIGGGASILGVLSGGNNNPISIGKNCLLGANSVTGISLGDGCIVDAGVAILAGSVIEVEENEFKKLLEVNNNLEKHANNLYKGKELSGKNGVHFRLNSQNGKLIAFRSVKKIELNQNLH
- a CDS encoding tetratricopeptide repeat protein, coding for MLKKSLFLLVFLVLQIGNAEENNQAPKNTPPELNPANAKGVPNPNTQINPKENNSNLLDKLGSPENAQTELSAGIDLAKKGDYQGAFKLFSQSCDNGNAAGCFAVGAMYANGVGIQTNRLKAARYYEMGCSGGDATACANLAQMYENKKNADANDKENALQLYAVACQGGDMIACNNLGWMFANGSGAPKDYYKAISYYKFSCENGNDMGCYNLGLMSNVNNIYGIDKAQLSQVDLNYLACNAGDMMGCANLGWIYANGDLGAPLNNHYAAKYFQMACDGGILGSCNNLGVLYQKGLGVPQDDQRALDLFSYACDNGFESSCRNYGNFKEHLLRMNPNYGRLFMPYNSYDAP
- a CDS encoding DUF262 domain-containing protein, whose amino-acid sequence is MTATQSTINDFFALTGTIFSIPVYQRNYTWEEENCEKLLQDIINISQNKKTHFMGSITCILHLIDDEKSLRQLQEFVIIDGQQRITTIMLLLKAIETKIQNEGIKKEIGNLLNLSGQRLRLKPIKSDREAFDLVMQNRSHEIQGVSHIKNNYKFFTKELDKCLDKGYRIEEIYGAFLRLNIVAIRLKIGEDDPQVVFESINATGVQLKGLDLIRNYLMMGENSDRQKHLYETYWVPLENWLGEKDLNEFITTYLRIYFEDKLKKEEREVYYVLKAHHRDNFPNDIQALMSDMREYGRIYQIFLDRDHHFLERGDSQQLAKLRLCIKDLVKIKFGVAKPFILRCTRDFEEGKLDYENFHEILQILISYYVRRSVCGDPTAALNKVLYSLYRQLEENVSADALKRYLGKSVGQAAFPNDDRLKAAFLAHNASAVQVCKFILLEIEKLSNAEPPREENLEVEHFYPKTPTQEWRDKVGDYFTFEQNYLNNFGNLTLTGQNSRLGNKSYEAKIELMEQHSSLHLNDYFINNTDSWGIEEVKARSEYLANQFCQVALFKDLPKEYRARELNKTLDDDLTHQKLSSVKLPNGQRRTATKAKELASVVINYLLENAREAFEYYTDDESQKYICWNKAKAEIRDRDGTLVVPFEKYGFYFVSNASFKTVGSNLRDLIVGCELDPREFIVE